The following is a genomic window from Desulfonatronovibrio magnus.
CCAAGAACTAAGAACCAGGAACTTTGAACTCTCAAGATAACAATATCAGTTAACTATATAATTTTAGCATACCTTCAATGAAAATTGCAGCGTATCGTCTATGATATGAAATGGTTACGTGAGCAGCCCTGGGTCAGACCTCAATGGTTCCGTTACAGAAGCATACAGAGTAATGAGCAATGACAGAGAAAAATATTTACGTCCCTGAAGTGATTGCGGGACGAATCCTGGTAATTCGTGGGCATAAAGTTCTGTTGGGTAATGACCTCTCTGAACTATACGGAGTAGAACACCGAGTCCTGATGCAGGCTGTCAAGCGAAATTTAAAGCGCTTCCCATCTGATTTCATGTTCCAGATTACCAGGGAAGAATGGGAAAACTTGAAATCACAATTTGTGACATCAAGATGGGGCGGAATTCGCAAGATGCCTTTTGCCTTTACCGAG
Proteins encoded in this region:
- a CDS encoding ORF6N domain-containing protein, producing the protein MTEKNIYVPEVIAGRILVIRGHKVLLGNDLSELYGVEHRVLMQAVKRNLKRFPSDFMFQITREEWENLKSQFVTSRWGGIRKMPFAFTEQGVAMLSSVLNSDQAIQVNIQIMRAFTKLRHLVLDNEELRNEIESLRKETEGKFRVLFETLDHLLAEDAKPKKKIGFTAKEKEAGYGS